In one window of Bacteroidota bacterium DNA:
- a CDS encoding right-handed parallel beta-helix repeat-containing protein, with translation MRTVFTLKKALKTVLLTMFVCVYMSASATNITVSGIVNTNTIWTADTVNVSGDITVNDGIVLTVQAGVKVIFQGHYKLNINGRILAVGTTSARIRFTINDTTGLANMSQNNGGWWGIRFDSTALTNDSSKFNYCDFEYGKANGSGKNGSGGALFLNHYGKVSAINCTFVNNRCSNDGGAIYVKACSAYIRGTFFSNNRASRGAGIHCQKAGPKVISNIFYNNFASSMGAGICCADTSSATIINNLFYRNLGYLGGGIGFYNSGSAITNNTIVDNKSNYGGGINCISSNPDFVNNILYLNKAAAGAQVSLLNPASDPNFNYCNIQGGLTGFGGAGSGTNYSGTYTNNLNAYPKFMDTLAFNYELRTGSPCMDAGTPDTTGLHLPLFDLLFHSRINMNRIDMGAYEREQVITACGNISSNTVWNADTVKVICPILVANGVTLTINPGVKVEFEGDYYINVNGCVKALGTAVDSIKIYSKNIVNGWMGIRFINTATSNDSSLFLYCDIQNGNANGPGIGEDMGGALHVEHFSKLTISRSRFHNNRASTYGGAIYFSESNAELSSCTIDHNTCVMGGSMYLDSADIRCYNNYFCNNWGDGAAIWISRGTTKISNSIFANNLTPNAGGALVCYMGADVRIVNCDLVNNRGGGYGGAVYGIQSKIKFENSIIYGNTSNTGNQMYFADTLSAPDVYYSDVEGDSAGFAHPGNIGYNGVYSHNQQIYPSFNNPTAGAGNSYEALNSDWNLSDCALYNSGNPDTLGLHLPLIDFAGSPRITDDTVDIGAYEMIIPTLIQQPLSITVCEGADTSFIVVMSSTLPVSYMWQISTDGGMSWNTAPGSAFAAQYSISGVTASMDGYLYRCMVDAACINLFYTTVATLNVGSAPALVSNPTDAVICQNAAGSFTVIASGSGLGYMWQQQAPGGGTWSNCTGPSSTTATFALSNVQMNLNGWRYRCVVSGTCTPKDTTVAALLTIKPAPVFNTQPVNQSVCVNANAVFSFSAAGANLNYLWELSTNGTSWATAPGTATNATYNITGATMGMNGYQYHCILTGDCQPSDTSNTVTLAVNSSPLITSQPNDGAVCVGADTSFTVIATGGNLLYQWQKKPSGGSWANATGPTAITASYVLTNVSQALDGSMYRCMISGPCPPDTITDSAILTVYAAPVPNLGPNTNMFWSDTIVLSSSGSFAQYNWSTGATTDTIQIIGSIAGNGQHMYILTVTDNHGCKANDSIVVTVIDDSGIESGTSGNQINVFPNPSDGCINITSTNIGSETVEIEISDCLGKIFYRSTIQANLLNNGLRLDMNGFAQGIYFLKIDTGQGMHVRKIMLGAKK, from the coding sequence ATGAGAACTGTTTTCACTCTTAAAAAAGCCTTGAAGACTGTTTTACTGACAATGTTTGTATGCGTTTATATGAGCGCATCCGCAACAAACATTACAGTTAGCGGAATCGTAAATACAAATACAATCTGGACTGCTGATACAGTGAATGTGAGCGGCGACATTACTGTAAATGATGGCATTGTACTTACTGTGCAGGCGGGTGTAAAAGTTATTTTTCAGGGGCATTACAAGCTGAACATAAACGGTCGCATACTTGCCGTCGGGACGACTTCGGCAAGAATACGCTTCACCATAAATGATACAACAGGTCTGGCGAATATGTCGCAGAATAACGGGGGCTGGTGGGGCATCCGCTTTGACTCAACAGCCCTCACCAACGACAGCTCTAAATTCAATTATTGTGATTTTGAATATGGCAAGGCCAACGGCTCCGGCAAGAACGGGTCGGGTGGCGCACTGTTCCTGAACCATTATGGAAAAGTGTCAGCTATCAACTGCACTTTTGTAAATAACCGTTGCAGCAACGATGGCGGCGCCATATACGTAAAAGCCTGCAGCGCCTACATTCGCGGAACATTTTTTAGTAATAACAGAGCATCACGCGGAGCTGGAATTCATTGTCAAAAAGCCGGTCCAAAGGTAATAAGCAATATTTTTTACAACAATTTTGCAAGCTCTATGGGCGCCGGAATATGCTGTGCAGACACCTCTTCAGCAACGATTATAAATAATCTTTTTTACCGTAACCTTGGTTATCTGGGTGGCGGCATCGGTTTTTATAATTCAGGTTCTGCAATAACCAATAATACCATTGTTGATAATAAATCGAATTACGGCGGTGGCATTAATTGCATTTCTTCCAATCCGGATTTTGTGAATAATATTCTTTATCTGAACAAGGCCGCTGCAGGCGCACAGGTTTCGCTGCTGAATCCGGCCTCAGATCCGAATTTTAATTATTGTAATATTCAGGGCGGGCTGACAGGATTTGGCGGCGCAGGCTCAGGCACAAACTACAGTGGTACTTACACTAACAATCTGAATGCCTATCCGAAATTCATGGATACACTGGCGTTTAATTATGAATTGCGGACGGGCTCGCCGTGTATGGATGCCGGAACGCCTGATACGACAGGGCTTCACTTACCGTTATTTGATTTGCTTTTTCATTCGCGCATCAATATGAACCGAATAGACATGGGCGCTTACGAGCGTGAGCAGGTGATTACTGCCTGCGGCAATATTTCCTCAAACACTGTGTGGAATGCAGATACCGTGAAAGTAATCTGCCCTATTCTCGTTGCAAATGGTGTAACACTAACCATTAATCCGGGTGTGAAAGTTGAATTTGAAGGAGACTATTATATAAATGTGAACGGTTGTGTGAAAGCTCTCGGAACAGCAGTTGATTCAATAAAAATCTATTCAAAGAATATCGTAAACGGATGGATGGGCATTCGTTTCATCAATACCGCAACTTCCAATGATTCCTCCCTGTTTCTCTATTGCGATATCCAGAACGGAAATGCAAACGGTCCAGGTATTGGCGAAGATATGGGGGGCGCTTTGCACGTTGAGCATTTTTCAAAATTAACAATAAGTCGGTCGCGCTTTCATAACAACAGAGCATCAACCTATGGCGGCGCTATTTATTTCTCGGAATCAAATGCTGAATTATCGTCCTGCACTATTGATCACAATACCTGTGTAATGGGCGGTTCTATGTATCTTGATTCTGCAGACATACGATGCTACAATAACTACTTCTGCAATAACTGGGGCGATGGTGCCGCTATCTGGATTTCGCGGGGAACCACAAAAATATCGAACAGTATTTTCGCAAACAACCTTACACCAAATGCCGGTGGCGCTTTGGTTTGCTACATGGGAGCCGATGTGCGCATTGTTAATTGTGACCTTGTAAATAATCGTGGCGGAGGCTATGGTGGCGCCGTTTATGGAATACAGTCGAAAATAAAATTTGAAAACAGCATTATTTACGGGAATACGTCCAACACAGGGAATCAGATGTATTTTGCCGACACACTTTCAGCACCGGATGTATATTATTCAGATGTAGAAGGCGATTCAGCAGGTTTTGCACACCCGGGAAACATTGGCTACAATGGTGTTTATTCTCACAATCAGCAGATTTATCCATCTTTTAATAACCCGACTGCCGGTGCGGGCAATTCATATGAAGCATTAAATTCAGACTGGAATCTGAGCGATTGCGCACTGTATAATTCAGGAAATCCCGACACACTCGGATTGCATTTGCCGCTTATTGATTTTGCAGGAAGTCCGCGCATAACAGATGATACTGTTGATATAGGCGCCTATGAAATGATTATTCCCACGCTGATCCAGCAGCCCTTGAGTATTACGGTGTGCGAAGGTGCAGATACAAGCTTTATTGTTGTCATGAGCAGCACGCTTCCGGTTTCATATATGTGGCAGATCAGTACCGACGGCGGTATGAGTTGGAATACAGCTCCCGGAAGTGCTTTCGCGGCACAGTATAGTATTTCCGGCGTGACGGCCTCGATGGACGGTTACCTATATCGATGCATGGTAGATGCGGCCTGCATAAATCTATTCTATACAACTGTTGCAACATTGAATGTAGGCAGTGCGCCTGCTTTGGTTTCGAATCCAACCGATGCCGTGATTTGTCAGAATGCAGCAGGGAGCTTTACTGTTATTGCTTCGGGAAGCGGACTTGGATATATGTGGCAGCAACAAGCACCGGGAGGAGGAACCTGGAGCAATTGCACCGGCCCATCTTCCACAACGGCTACGTTTGCCCTGAGCAATGTGCAAATGAACCTGAATGGCTGGCGATACCGCTGCGTTGTTTCAGGAACATGCACTCCAAAAGATACAACCGTTGCCGCTTTACTCACGATAAAGCCTGCGCCGGTATTCAACACTCAACCTGTTAATCAGTCCGTTTGTGTGAACGCCAATGCGGTCTTTTCTTTTTCTGCAGCGGGCGCAAATCTTAACTATCTCTGGGAACTTTCTACCAACGGCACATCGTGGGCTACAGCTCCGGGGACAGCAACTAATGCCACCTATAATATAACAGGTGCAACAATGGGCATGAACGGTTATCAGTATCATTGTATTTTAACCGGTGATTGCCAACCCTCCGATACATCAAATACAGTAACGCTTGCAGTAAACAGCTCGCCTCTTATCACATCACAGCCCAATGACGGGGCGGTTTGCGTTGGAGCTGATACGAGTTTCACCGTGATTGCTACAGGTGGAAACCTATTGTATCAGTGGCAGAAAAAGCCATCAGGCGGTTCATGGGCAAATGCAACCGGCCCCACGGCCATCACAGCCTCCTATGTTTTAACAAACGTGTCACAAGCGCTTGACGGGAGCATGTACCGCTGCATGATAAGCGGGCCCTGCCCTCCCGATACCATTACCGACAGTGCTATACTTACAGTGTATGCTGCACCAGTCCCTAATCTCGGGCCAAACACCAATATGTTCTGGTCGGATACTATTGTGCTCTCCAGCAGCGGTTCATTTGCACAATATAACTGGTCAACCGGAGCAACAACAGATACAATTCAGATTATCGGTAGCATTGCCGGTAACGGACAGCATATGTACATCCTCACGGTGACTGACAATCATGGCTGTAAGGCCAACGACAGTATTGTTGTGACCGTAATTGATGATTCAGGAATAGAATCAGGAACTTCAGGCAATCAAATTAACGTATTCCCAAATCCAAGCGATGGATGTATCAATATTACTTCAACTAATATTGGTAGTGAAACTGTTGAAATTGAAATAAGTGATTGTCTGGGAAAAATATTCTACCGTTCGACAATTCAAGCGAACTTATTAAATAATGGTTTACGCCTTGACATGAATGGTTTTGCACAGGGAATTTACTTTTTAAAGATTGATACAGGACAAGGCATGCACGTAAGAAAAATAATGCTGGGAGCCAAAAAATAA
- a CDS encoding T9SS type A sorting domain-containing protein produces MKKLFLLIAFIGIVTAQAQTPATLTFSNMNFGPGTITAKIIDTTGFVSPTAGINQVWNYASLTPTATSSYTSISPASAYFPTATYADTNLSAPFVPGWYYHYNLYYKNDATADAILGIELPLQNYSITAISGGANDSCYILPQHVDYNPAMNMIVYPATMNSAWQSTYTDVINFQLTIVAYMMNHTPCQKITHYIRQDTIIGWGTATIPAAGGPSVPYSCLLEKRVTVAADSFYMNGAPAPAPLLSAFGLSQGQQTISNRYMLWRENSNYPLMIVNYGANNFTKPTSVVIDANVGTAGIPNISDNETVNVFPNPASDKVSITGVQNADVSISDISGRIVYRNNNFNSAEPIDISIFEKGNYIIRIISKNNTVIKKLVVL; encoded by the coding sequence ATGAAAAAACTTTTTTTACTCATTGCGTTTATCGGAATTGTTACCGCACAGGCTCAAACACCGGCAACATTAACCTTTTCAAACATGAACTTCGGACCGGGAACGATAACCGCCAAAATTATTGACACCACCGGTTTTGTTTCCCCAACCGCAGGTATAAACCAAGTGTGGAATTATGCCTCTCTTACACCCACCGCAACCTCTTCATACACTTCTATTAGCCCGGCATCTGCCTATTTCCCGACAGCTACTTATGCCGATACAAACCTCTCCGCTCCTTTTGTTCCAGGCTGGTACTATCATTATAACCTTTATTATAAAAATGATGCAACAGCCGACGCAATTCTCGGCATTGAGTTACCTCTTCAAAATTACTCCATCACGGCTATATCGGGCGGCGCTAATGATAGCTGCTATATCCTGCCGCAGCATGTCGATTACAATCCGGCCATGAACATGATTGTATATCCTGCCACCATGAATTCTGCCTGGCAATCCACCTACACCGATGTTATCAATTTCCAGCTTACCATTGTTGCGTATATGATGAATCACACGCCCTGCCAGAAAATCACACATTATATCCGGCAGGATACTATTATAGGATGGGGAACAGCAACTATTCCGGCAGCAGGCGGACCCAGTGTTCCTTACAGCTGCCTGCTCGAAAAAAGAGTGACGGTGGCCGCCGATAGTTTTTATATGAACGGAGCCCCCGCTCCTGCACCCTTGCTCAGCGCATTTGGTCTTTCGCAGGGACAACAAACTATAAGCAACCGCTATATGCTATGGCGCGAAAACAGCAATTATCCTCTTATGATTGTCAATTATGGCGCAAATAATTTCACAAAACCCACAAGCGTTGTTATTGACGCCAACGTTGGCACTGCAGGAATTCCCAATATTTCGGACAATGAAACCGTGAATGTTTTTCCGAATCCGGCCTCAGACAAGGTTTCTATCACCGGAGTTCAGAATGCCGATGTAAGCATCAGCGATATTTCAGGACGAATCGTTTATCGCAATAACAATTTTAATTCCGCTGAACCAATTGATATCAGCATCTTTGAAAAAGGCAATTACATTATACGCATTATAAGCAAAAACAATACTGTAATAAAGAAACTCGTGGTATTGTAA
- the folB gene encoding dihydroneopterin aldolase translates to MGLIAIEGMEFFAYHGCFEEEQIIGGRFITDISFEAGTRGAEEQDTLTGTVNYQKVYEIIAREMTVKSKLIEHLAARIITAVYAAFPGIWNVTVKVSKMNPPIGGKVDKVSITLNK, encoded by the coding sequence ATGGGACTGATTGCCATTGAAGGAATGGAGTTTTTTGCGTACCACGGATGTTTTGAAGAAGAACAGATAATTGGTGGTCGTTTTATAACCGATATTTCCTTTGAAGCCGGAACACGTGGTGCCGAAGAACAGGATACCCTTACGGGTACGGTCAATTACCAAAAAGTGTATGAGATTATCGCACGGGAAATGACCGTAAAATCAAAACTTATTGAGCACCTCGCTGCACGCATTATTACAGCGGTATATGCTGCTTTCCCGGGCATCTGGAATGTAACGGTGAAGGTAAGTAAGATGAATCCGCCCATTGGCGGCAAAGTGGACAAGGTAAGCATCACACTTAACAAATAG
- a CDS encoding cysteine-rich CWC family protein — protein sequence MEKHTHSNEAKTKSCAKCGTAFECLHNADCWCMDITLTQENLNFLKANFTDCLCPSCLNAFAEKHDK from the coding sequence ATGGAAAAGCATACGCACTCAAATGAAGCAAAAACAAAGTCCTGTGCCAAATGCGGTACAGCCTTCGAATGCCTTCACAATGCCGACTGCTGGTGTATGGATATTACTCTTACGCAAGAAAATCTCAACTTCCTGAAAGCGAATTTCACCGATTGTCTCTGCCCGTCATGCCTTAACGCTTTTGCCGAAAAACATGATAAATAG
- a CDS encoding PKD domain-containing protein: MKKRLLIIFTLLILAFAGMERTSAQTHIITHNVDWVTHDQNMWGPNGSPFTINMDVDLFDIYFDTLVSVNFIQNIFGGQFGAALDIDTWLDLGSTFSLHGFTTGSIDATYPVKIDLTFPNNFTFNPGQNITINTDYTVRPGWDLSTHFPSAGVAQLDLFFGFGLDIDATVCLWNCWTFTPISINVPTDSINIFYLNSQTGAFSYPCWTGTGFGICHDTILPIYFSIPGIGLTGWIDIPYVVTTDHLGADKCLYANGEDPWLNIDIDVIQFLSAIASLIPPPAGPAIQQFLSLLSGTIDIGAGITIDYTLLAVNIGMTSYMQQDFTLCPTVWTTFTFPTNVNYTVTCPDTNNIQVAAGNSSVITVRTGNDLHFDYPCFGYPTWDMGFRHHLTNDFTNHTWDSLAFYFTVTALEFWINIPSFPVMPDLCIPENCITVPVNCPEKSGNPDTCWQTICTPEICTPSVVLQPADWVIHIGPLFQQTWPLGYIPITWYNNTWQLAGWTPDMSGIYDTVMPNHTIIPNPSMTMSTSMVNQIICFGDSTGAFTATVANGTPPYTYAWSTGDTVTTPATSNTLSGLGAGTYYVTVSDVNGCSLMDTMSIANVDPQMFITLEPTQVTCFGGSDGQVIAHVSGGTPGYVYAWAPVGGTDSIAHNLPAGTYSVIATDLLGCPITDSTTLIELWPLPEINITADITEGCQPLQVQFYETTPATGQTYLWDFHDADASSTDKNPMYVFENWGSYPITIYVTSIHGCLDSLTQDSMINVYPKPVALFYPQPGTTDIVDPYIYFNNQSTFTDFSHWVFGDGETSDSLNPNHEYLDTGTYHVVLYVISEHGCRDTTNEDVIVNEVITFYAPNAFTPDDNGMNDVFLVKGSGINPTSFHMMIFDRWGELVFESNDINNGWDGRVKGKIAEETTVYTWTVSYKDITRRKYRYIGTVTLIR; encoded by the coding sequence ATGAAGAAAAGGCTGCTCATAATATTTACCCTGTTGATTCTTGCTTTTGCAGGGATGGAGCGCACTTCGGCCCAAACACATATCATTACTCATAATGTTGACTGGGTAACCCACGACCAGAATATGTGGGGACCAAACGGCTCGCCTTTTACGATAAATATGGATGTTGACCTGTTCGACATCTATTTCGACACACTGGTTTCCGTCAATTTTATTCAAAACATTTTCGGCGGGCAATTTGGTGCTGCCCTCGATATTGACACATGGCTCGATCTGGGATCCACCTTCAGCCTGCATGGCTTTACAACAGGCTCTATTGATGCCACTTATCCCGTAAAAATCGACTTGACGTTTCCGAATAATTTCACATTCAATCCCGGTCAGAATATCACCATTAATACTGATTATACCGTGCGGCCGGGATGGGATCTCAGCACTCATTTTCCATCGGCGGGCGTAGCACAGCTTGATTTATTCTTCGGGTTCGGACTGGATATTGATGCGACTGTTTGTCTTTGGAATTGCTGGACATTCACACCAATCAGCATAAACGTCCCCACTGATTCCATCAACATCTTTTATCTTAATTCTCAAACGGGTGCTTTCAGCTATCCCTGTTGGACAGGAACCGGTTTCGGAATCTGCCACGACACCATTTTACCCATTTATTTCAGCATCCCGGGTATCGGACTTACCGGGTGGATTGATATTCCTTATGTAGTCACAACCGACCATCTGGGTGCCGACAAATGCCTGTATGCAAATGGTGAAGACCCCTGGCTGAACATTGATATTGACGTAATCCAGTTTCTTTCGGCCATTGCAAGTTTAATACCTCCGCCTGCAGGGCCGGCTATTCAGCAATTTCTGAGTCTGCTAAGCGGAACAATTGATATAGGTGCCGGAATCACCATTGACTATACGCTGCTTGCTGTTAACATTGGCATGACGAGCTATATGCAGCAGGATTTTACGCTGTGCCCGACTGTCTGGACTACCTTTACGTTTCCCACAAATGTGAATTATACCGTCACCTGCCCCGACACAAACAATATACAGGTGGCGGCAGGAAATTCTTCGGTAATAACCGTACGAACGGGCAATGACCTGCATTTTGATTATCCTTGCTTTGGATATCCGACCTGGGATATGGGCTTCAGACATCATCTTACCAATGATTTTACAAATCACACCTGGGACAGTCTTGCTTTTTATTTCACAGTTACGGCTCTTGAATTCTGGATTAATATTCCTTCATTCCCGGTGATGCCGGATTTATGTATTCCCGAGAACTGTATTACGGTTCCGGTGAATTGCCCTGAGAAAAGCGGAAACCCTGACACCTGCTGGCAAACTATATGCACACCTGAGATTTGCACCCCTTCGGTTGTTCTGCAGCCCGCCGACTGGGTGATTCATATCGGCCCGCTGTTTCAGCAAACATGGCCGCTGGGCTACATCCCGATAACGTGGTATAATAATACCTGGCAACTTGCCGGCTGGACGCCGGACATGTCGGGCATTTACGATACCGTAATGCCCAATCACACCATCATTCCCAATCCGTCGATGACCATGAGTACATCGATGGTGAATCAGATAATTTGCTTTGGCGACAGCACCGGAGCCTTTACCGCCACCGTTGCCAACGGAACACCGCCTTATACGTATGCATGGTCAACCGGCGATACTGTAACTACTCCGGCCACAAGCAATACACTTTCGGGGCTCGGCGCAGGAACCTATTATGTGACCGTGTCGGATGTAAACGGATGTTCGCTGATGGATACCATGAGCATTGCCAATGTTGATCCGCAAATGTTTATCACGCTTGAACCGACACAGGTTACCTGTTTTGGTGGCAGCGACGGGCAAGTCATTGCCCATGTAAGCGGTGGCACTCCGGGCTATGTTTATGCATGGGCGCCTGTTGGAGGCACAGATTCTATTGCACATAATTTGCCCGCAGGTACTTATTCAGTAATCGCAACCGATTTGTTGGGATGCCCTATCACAGACAGCACAACACTTATTGAATTGTGGCCGCTTCCGGAAATTAATATTACTGCCGATATTACTGAAGGATGTCAGCCACTGCAGGTTCAGTTCTATGAAACAACGCCCGCTACGGGGCAAACCTATCTGTGGGATTTCCATGATGCCGATGCCTCGTCAACAGATAAAAATCCGATGTACGTTTTTGAGAACTGGGGTAGTTATCCCATTACCATTTATGTCACATCCATTCATGGCTGCCTTGATTCCCTTACGCAGGACAGCATGATTAATGTGTATCCAAAGCCTGTTGCGCTTTTCTATCCGCAGCCGGGAACAACCGATATAGTTGACCCCTATATTTATTTCAACAATCAATCAACATTTACTGATTTCAGCCATTGGGTATTTGGTGATGGTGAAACATCAGACTCACTAAATCCGAACCACGAATATCTTGATACCGGAACATACCATGTGGTGCTTTATGTAATTTCCGAACACGGCTGCCGCGACACAACCAACGAAGACGTAATCGTAAATGAAGTAATTACATTTTACGCACCAAATGCGTTTACGCCTGATGATAATGGTATGAACGATGTGTTCCTTGTAAAAGGCAGCGGAATCAATCCCACCTCATTCCATATGATGATTTTCGATCGCTGGGGCGAACTGGTTTTTGAAAGCAACGATATAAACAATGGCTGGGATGGTCGTGTGAAAGGCAAAATAGCGGAAGAAACCACTGTTTACACCTGGACGGTTTCCTACAAGGACATCACGCGACGCAAGTACAGATACATCGGTACAGTAACGCTTATACGCTAA